A stretch of the Bradyrhizobium arachidis genome encodes the following:
- a CDS encoding sulfite exporter TauE/SafE family protein: MTIVSGFADISLLQLLLVALMALFASVIGGLAGYGTGALMPLVLVPLVGAEPVVPIIAISAIFTNSSRAVAYLKYADRRRALIVLACAALTTALGAYGYTRLTNAGAALVIGSMLILSVPLRRVLRRRSVKIGDTGLAAGSVGYGVLVGGTSGSGVILLSLLMASGLEGAAVIATDAMISLGTGLIKISAFGLAGAVTAQVLAFALLIGGIAIPGAFLAKAFVERMPVHIHTAILDAAVITGGMVMISAAVKQML, from the coding sequence TTGACCATCGTCTCAGGCTTCGCCGATATCTCGCTGCTTCAGCTTCTGCTGGTCGCGTTGATGGCGTTGTTTGCTTCTGTTATCGGCGGACTCGCCGGCTACGGCACCGGCGCCCTGATGCCGCTGGTGCTGGTGCCGCTGGTCGGCGCCGAGCCTGTGGTGCCGATCATCGCGATCTCGGCGATCTTCACCAATTCCAGCCGTGCCGTCGCCTATCTCAAATATGCCGACCGCCGCCGCGCGCTGATCGTACTGGCTTGCGCAGCGCTGACGACGGCGCTCGGCGCCTACGGCTATACGCGGCTCACCAATGCGGGCGCCGCCCTCGTGATCGGCTCGATGCTGATCTTGAGCGTGCCGCTTCGCCGCGTACTGCGCCGCCGCTCGGTGAAGATCGGCGACACCGGGCTTGCCGCAGGCTCCGTCGGCTACGGCGTGCTGGTCGGCGGCACCTCCGGCTCCGGCGTGATCCTGCTCTCGCTGTTAATGGCGTCCGGCCTCGAAGGCGCGGCGGTGATTGCGACCGACGCGATGATCTCGCTCGGCACCGGCCTGATCAAGATTTCCGCCTTCGGCCTTGCCGGTGCCGTGACCGCGCAGGTGCTCGCCTTCGCGCTGCTGATCGGCGGCATTGCGATCCCCGGCGCCTTCCTCGCAAAAGCCTTCGTCGAGCGGATGCCCGTACACATCCACACCGCGATCCTCGACGCCGCCGTCATCACCGGCGGGATGGTGATGATCTCGGCTGCGGTGAAGCAGATGCTCTGA
- a CDS encoding DUF6111 family protein: MIRPALTEIGIFLIPFAVYALFLVATRSGLFVQSSWTVTTLARLALVALVLVIASLIGLAHFTGAPPDSTYVPAHIENGRLVPGAEK, translated from the coding sequence ATGATCCGGCCGGCCCTGACCGAGATCGGAATCTTCCTCATTCCCTTCGCGGTCTATGCGCTGTTTCTGGTCGCGACCCGATCGGGGCTGTTCGTGCAATCGTCCTGGACGGTCACCACCCTCGCGCGGCTCGCGCTGGTGGCGCTGGTGCTGGTCATCGCGAGCCTGATCGGGCTCGCGCACTTCACCGGTGCGCCGCCGGATTCGACCTACGTTCCCGCCCATATCGAGAACGGCAGGCTCGTGCCGGGCGCCGAGAAATAA
- a CDS encoding CCA tRNA nucleotidyltransferase, with translation MSTENLLADAPWLTSGGTTRVLKLLNADGEEARVVGGAVRNALLKLPHGDIDIATTALPDEVMRRAKSAGIKSVPTGLDHGTVTLVIDGHPYEVTTLREDTETFGRKARVVFGRDWVRDAERRDFTMNGLSVDAKGIVHDYVGGLADVAARRVRFIGDPDQRIAEDYLRILRFFRIHAAFGAGEPDREGYLACIRGRAGLASLSAERVRMEMLKLLVAHGASAAALAMADGGLLQALIGGVAYTGPLATMVAIERELGVDADATRRLAVLSVAVTEDAKRVATRLRLSNAEAKALDSMGHRWWRFASKDEASARRLVYRLGPERYHDRVLLAWARLGGDPNSSRWRELAELPQRWSAPKFPLKAADFIARGVTEGPLLGHVLTLAEDAWLAADFPLEQAALATIADQAAARVSRDQRN, from the coding sequence ATGAGCACGGAGAACCTGCTTGCCGACGCGCCCTGGCTGACCTCAGGCGGGACGACGCGCGTCCTGAAACTCCTCAACGCCGACGGCGAGGAAGCCCGCGTGGTCGGCGGCGCCGTGCGCAACGCGCTGTTGAAGCTGCCGCATGGCGACATCGACATCGCGACCACCGCATTGCCCGACGAGGTGATGCGGCGCGCCAAAAGTGCCGGCATCAAGAGTGTGCCGACCGGCCTCGACCACGGCACCGTCACGCTCGTGATCGATGGTCACCCCTACGAGGTGACGACCCTGCGCGAGGACACCGAGACCTTCGGCCGCAAGGCCAGGGTCGTGTTCGGCCGCGACTGGGTGCGCGATGCCGAGCGGCGCGACTTCACCATGAACGGGCTCTCGGTCGACGCAAAGGGTATTGTGCATGACTATGTCGGCGGGCTCGCGGACGTCGCCGCGCGCCGCGTGCGTTTCATCGGCGATCCCGACCAGCGTATCGCCGAGGATTACTTGCGCATCCTGCGCTTCTTCCGCATCCACGCCGCGTTCGGTGCCGGCGAGCCGGATCGCGAGGGCTATCTCGCCTGCATCCGCGGCCGCGCGGGCCTTGCGAGCCTGTCGGCCGAGCGGGTGCGCATGGAGATGCTGAAGCTATTGGTCGCACATGGCGCCTCTGCTGCGGCATTGGCGATGGCCGATGGCGGATTGTTGCAAGCGCTGATCGGGGGCGTCGCCTATACCGGGCCGCTGGCGACTATGGTCGCGATCGAGCGCGAGCTCGGCGTGGACGCCGATGCAACGCGGCGCCTAGCGGTCTTGAGCGTCGCAGTCACCGAGGACGCCAAGCGCGTCGCGACGCGGCTGCGACTCAGCAATGCGGAAGCCAAGGCGCTGGATTCGATGGGCCACCGCTGGTGGCGCTTCGCCAGCAAGGACGAAGCCAGCGCGCGGCGGCTGGTCTACCGGCTCGGCCCCGAGCGCTATCACGATCGCGTGTTGCTGGCCTGGGCGCGGCTCGGCGGCGATCCGAATTCGTCGCGCTGGCGCGAACTCGCCGAGCTGCCGCAGCGCTGGAGTGCGCCGAAATTCCCGCTGAAGGCCGCCGACTTCATTGCGCGCGGTGTGACTGAAGGACCGCTCCTCGGACATGTCTTGACATTGGCCGAGGACGCTTGGCTCGCGGCGGATTTTCCACTAGAGCAGGCGGCGCTCGCGACCATCGCCGATCAAGCTGCGGCACGCGTCAGCCGCGATCAGAGAAATTGA
- a CDS encoding CoA pyrophosphatase: MSKPILKTGPATPVGATEFFDRSKARLRFDVPPGLYDPNIVPLSGDPGTDKMLEIIAREQPVRPAAVLIPVIDRPEPTVLLTQRAAHLNDHAGQIAFPGGKIDAIDAAPVDAALREAEEEVGLSRQFVEPIGYLDLYGTGFGFRILPTVAKVKPGFELTINHSEVDDAFEVPLSFLMNPANHQVHSKEFRGMERSYYAMPFAERYIWGATAGILRVLYERIYLS; encoded by the coding sequence TTGAGCAAGCCGATCTTGAAGACCGGACCCGCCACGCCAGTCGGCGCGACGGAGTTTTTCGACCGCTCGAAGGCGCGGCTTCGCTTCGACGTTCCGCCCGGCCTCTACGATCCCAATATCGTTCCGCTGTCCGGCGATCCCGGCACCGACAAGATGCTGGAGATCATCGCGCGCGAGCAGCCGGTTCGGCCCGCAGCGGTGCTGATCCCCGTGATCGACCGGCCCGAGCCGACCGTGCTGCTGACGCAGCGCGCCGCCCATCTCAACGACCATGCCGGCCAGATCGCCTTTCCCGGCGGCAAGATCGACGCGATCGACGCCGCACCCGTCGATGCCGCGCTGCGCGAGGCCGAGGAGGAGGTCGGCCTGTCGCGCCAATTCGTCGAGCCGATCGGCTATCTCGATCTCTACGGCACCGGCTTCGGCTTCCGCATCCTGCCGACGGTCGCCAAGGTCAAGCCGGGATTCGAGCTGACCATCAATCATTCCGAGGTTGATGATGCCTTCGAGGTGCCGCTATCCTTCCTGATGAACCCGGCGAACCACCAGGTGCACAGCAAGGAATTCCGCGGCATGGAGCGCTCCTATTACGCGATGCCGTTTGCCGAGCGGTACATCTGGGGTGCGACCGCCGGCATATTGCGTGTGCTCTATGAGCGGATCTATTTGTCATGA
- a CDS encoding DUF1285 domain-containing protein, protein MANQGQSTRQGLEGLTAAANQAVEDATGAKKGLPPVHLWNPPFCGDLDIRIAGDGTWFYMGTPIGRPALVRLFSTILKREGDKHYLVTPVEKVGIRVDDAPFMAVEMQKDGEGNRRVLSFRTNVDDWVRCDSAHRLRFEQAEGGGLTPYLHVRADLWAKVTRALYYDLVDMGEERMVDGQPMFGVESAGEFFAMADAEQVRAAL, encoded by the coding sequence ATGGCGAACCAAGGGCAGAGCACCAGACAGGGACTTGAGGGGCTGACTGCGGCCGCCAATCAAGCTGTCGAAGATGCCACCGGCGCCAAAAAAGGCCTGCCTCCGGTGCATCTGTGGAATCCGCCGTTTTGCGGCGATCTCGACATCCGAATCGCCGGCGATGGTACATGGTTCTACATGGGCACGCCAATCGGCCGGCCGGCGCTGGTCCGCCTGTTCTCGACCATTTTGAAGCGCGAAGGGGACAAGCATTACCTCGTCACGCCGGTGGAGAAGGTCGGTATCCGCGTCGATGACGCGCCGTTTATGGCGGTTGAGATGCAGAAGGACGGCGAGGGCAACCGGCGCGTGCTGAGCTTTCGCACCAATGTCGACGATTGGGTGAGGTGCGACAGCGCGCATCGGCTCCGCTTCGAGCAGGCCGAAGGCGGCGGACTGACGCCCTATCTGCACGTGCGCGCCGATCTCTGGGCCAAGGTGACACGCGCGCTGTATTATGACCTTGTTGACATGGGCGAGGAGCGAATGGTCGATGGCCAGCCGATGTTCGGCGTCGAGTCGGCCGGCGAATTCTTCGCCATGGCCGATGCGGAGCAGGTGAGGGCCGCACTTTGA